Proteins encoded within one genomic window of Eurosta solidaginis isolate ZX-2024a chromosome 1, ASM4086904v1, whole genome shotgun sequence:
- the LOC137243293 gene encoding ciliary microtubule associated protein 1B-like isoform X1 gives MARRPLGPGPGAYMLPSTVGYENHDNRKQRLPQYSFGSRACRHEKLIGPGPGAYKVDALTRYGISRGNQFTIQGRTYLKEKKIGPGPGAHDVHLKPFFKGTDAPAYSMSWRNAYAFKSSTPGPNAYAVDVSPIKPGFPTYSMGMRCGVHMKGLSPGPAAYGAGNLGVKLPRSPEYSIAGRKSYFYKQIGPGPNYYNLMYHRPGKSGQAYSFGIRHNEFAPPLIVKCDNM, from the exons ATGGCTAGAAGGCCTTTAG GTCCCGGACCCGGCGCTTATATGCTGCCATCAACTGTCGGCTATGAAAATCACGATAATCGCAAGCAACGTTTGCCGCAGTATTCGTTCGGCAGTCGCGCCTGCAGGCACGAAAAATTGATTGGGCCGGGACCGGGAGCCTATAAGGTGGATGCCTTGACACGTTATGGCATAAGTCGCGGCAATCAATTTACAATACAGGGAAGAACATATTTAAAAG aaaagaaAATAGGTCCTGGACCGGGTGCGCACGATGTACATCTAAAGCCATTTTTCAAGGGCACCGATGCACCAGCATATTCCATGTCCTGGCGCAATGCTTATGCTTTCAAGAGTTCAACACCCGGTCCCAATGCATATGCTGTGGATGTGTCACCGATAAAACCTGGTTTTCCCACCTACAGCAT GGGTATGCGTTGTGGTGTACACATGAAGGGTCTATCTCCAGGTCCAGCTGCTTATGGTGCAGGAAATCTTGGTGTGAAACTTCCTCGTAGCCCTGAATACTCAATTGCTGGGCGGAAATCTTATTTCTATAAACAAATTGGCCCTGGTCCAAATTACTATAATCTTATGTACCATCGTCCTGGTAAATCGGGGCAAGCGTACTCCTTTGGTATACGTCACAACGAGTTTGCGCCACCACTGATTGTTAAGTGTGATAATATGTAA
- the LOC137243293 gene encoding ciliary microtubule associated protein 1B-like isoform X2 codes for MLPSTVGYENHDNRKQRLPQYSFGSRACRHEKLIGPGPGAYKVDALTRYGISRGNQFTIQGRTYLKEKKIGPGPGAHDVHLKPFFKGTDAPAYSMSWRNAYAFKSSTPGPNAYAVDVSPIKPGFPTYSMGMRCGVHMKGLSPGPAAYGAGNLGVKLPRSPEYSIAGRKSYFYKQIGPGPNYYNLMYHRPGKSGQAYSFGIRHNEFAPPLIVKCDNM; via the exons ATGCTGCCATCAACTGTCGGCTATGAAAATCACGATAATCGCAAGCAACGTTTGCCGCAGTATTCGTTCGGCAGTCGCGCCTGCAGGCACGAAAAATTGATTGGGCCGGGACCGGGAGCCTATAAGGTGGATGCCTTGACACGTTATGGCATAAGTCGCGGCAATCAATTTACAATACAGGGAAGAACATATTTAAAAG aaaagaaAATAGGTCCTGGACCGGGTGCGCACGATGTACATCTAAAGCCATTTTTCAAGGGCACCGATGCACCAGCATATTCCATGTCCTGGCGCAATGCTTATGCTTTCAAGAGTTCAACACCCGGTCCCAATGCATATGCTGTGGATGTGTCACCGATAAAACCTGGTTTTCCCACCTACAGCAT GGGTATGCGTTGTGGTGTACACATGAAGGGTCTATCTCCAGGTCCAGCTGCTTATGGTGCAGGAAATCTTGGTGTGAAACTTCCTCGTAGCCCTGAATACTCAATTGCTGGGCGGAAATCTTATTTCTATAAACAAATTGGCCCTGGTCCAAATTACTATAATCTTATGTACCATCGTCCTGGTAAATCGGGGCAAGCGTACTCCTTTGGTATACGTCACAACGAGTTTGCGCCACCACTGATTGTTAAGTGTGATAATATGTAA